In the Halorubrum ruber genome, CGCTGTAGGCCGGGGGCGGCAAATCCGCTGCGAGTCGCCGTCAAACCCTCACGATCGACGAAACGCGAGGGAACCTCTTTACCGCCGACGCGCGTGGTTCCGCGCATGACCACCGACGCCGACTTCGGGGAACGGCTCGAGAACCGGACGGTCGCGTATCTCGACCGAATCGACGACTGCGTCGCGCTCCTCCCGCGAGCGCTCGATGCGTACGCGACCGAGGGCGCGTTCGACGAGACGGTCGACGAGATCGCCGCGGTCGAAAGCGAGTGTGACGAGCTCGTCCGCGAGATCAGGGCGCTCATCACCGACGCCGGACCGGACGACATCGGCCTGTTGAACACGCGGATCAACTTCAACGAGTCCGCGCTGCTCGACTTCTACAACGAGCTCGACGTGGTCGCGAACCACACCGAGCGGATCGTCCAAGAGGTGGCGATGATGCGCCCCGCGGCCGGCGTCGAACCGTTCGACGACATGCGCGAGATGGCCGACCGGATCGCCGAGATGACGGTCGTCCTCGCCGACGTCGTCGAGGGGTTCGTCAGGGGACTCGCCCGCGCCGACGCCACGGAGACGCTCGCCGAGGGGATAGCGTCGATTCGCGCGCTCGAAAGCGAGTGCGACGAGCTCCGCAACGACGCCATCGAGACGGCGTTCGCCGACGGCTCTATCGACCAGCCGCTCGTCTACCGCGAGCTCGCGGTCCTGTTGGACGAGCTGGCGAACACGATCGAGGACCTCACCGACCGGATCGTCGTTATCGCGAGCAAGGAGCCGGGGATCGTGACCGAGACGGACGGCGAGTAGCGCGCGGCGCGTCGGCCGCGGCGCAGCTACCCCCCGGGCCGCCACCGACCGCCGATCTCCTCGCGGGGGTAGTCCTGATACGTGCCGTCGAGGTACGTGGTGACGCGGCCGTCTTCCTCGCTGAGCGTGATCGCCCACAGGACGTTCTGCCGGAGCGACGTCTCCAGGGCGCTCATGTGTTTGGTTCCCATCCAGTCGGGGTACTCGAGCTCCGCGACTCCCGGTACCTCCGCGTGGTGAGGGCTTCGGACTCGGACCATCTGTCGCTGGATCGTCCCGTCGCCCGTCACGACGATCGCGCCGTCGCGGCTGAACCCGACGTCCTCGGCGACCCGCCGAAACGCCTCCGGCGAGTCGAGCACGATCTTACACCGGTCGGTCGGCCAGACGTTCTCTCCCAGCGGGTCGGTGTACGACTCGAAGTCGGTCTCGGCGACGACGAGGAAGTACAGGCTCGGACCGCTCACGTACTGGTCGTCCCACTTGTCGAACTCCATGCTCAACGCCTCGGCCACGTATCGGATCTGGTCCATGAGATCCTGACTGGTGGCGTACTTCTTCAACACCTGATCGAGTTCTTCCATTCGGCTCTACCGTCGATAGGGGCGGAGGCGTGTTAAACGCTCGTGGGGTCGAATTCGCCGCCGCTCGCCTCACCGCCGCGCCCAGTCGAGCACCCGCTCGTAGAATGGGTCGGAGCCGAGCGCGTCGGCGTCGCCGACGAGCGTCAGCTGCTTTTTCGCCCGGGTGAGCGCGACGTTTATCCGGCGGTGGTCCTCGAAGATGGGGCCGTCGAGGTCGCCGGTCGCGACGAAGGAGACGAGGATGACCTCCTTCGAGGAGCCCTGGAAGCGGTCGACGGTGTCGACGGTCACGTCGGTCCGGCGACCGATCTCCGCGACCTGCGCGCGGAACGGGGCGATGACGCCGATGTCGTCCGGATCGACGCCGGCGGCGACGTAGGCGTCGACGACCGCGGCGACGCGCTCGGCCTCGCGGACGTTCCGGTTGCCGTCGCGCTCGCCGTCGGGGTCGACGAACCCCACGCCGCCCGTCAGCTCGGGCGCGAGCGCGTCGGGGTCGACGCCGAGATCCGCGAGCGTCTGCCCGGCCACTTCGGGCGTGGCGGGCCGGAGCGCGCCGTCGTAGAACTCCGCGGAGGCGAACGCCTGGATGCGCTGGCTCATCCGGTACTGGCGGTCGAGCATCACGCTCGCGTCCGGATACTCTTCGATGAGGCGCTGGAAGAGGGAGGTCTGGAGGTCGTTCTCGGCGCGGACGACCGGCGGGAGCTGCTCGTGGTCGCCGACGAGGACGAACCGGTCCGCGCGGTTGATCGCGGCGTGGGTTCCGGGCTCCGTGAGCTGGGAGGCCTCGTCGACGAGCGCCACGTCGAACTCGCACTCGCGCATGACCCGGGAGCCGCAGGCAGCGGTCGTTGCGGCGACGACCGGTGCGTCCCGCAGCTCGGCCGCCTTCGCGTTCGGCTCACCGCGCTGGACGAGCCGCACGTCCTGCATGTCACCGCGGACGCCGGTCTCGGTGCCGACGCGCAGGATTCCGCCGGTTTCACCGGCTCCATCTGGTCGCGAAGACGCGACCCAGTCCTCGAACCCCTGGTCGCGCAGCGCTTCGAGGGCGTTGTCGACCGCGCGGTTCGTGAACGCCGACAGCAGCACCCGGTTCCCCTCCGCCACGAGCGCCCGGATCGTCCGCGCGATGGTGTACGTCTTCCCGGTGCCCGGCGGCCCGTGGATCAGCGCCAGGTCCTCGGCGTCGACCGCGAGTTCGACCGCCTCGTTCTGGGACGCGTTGTTGTCGATGTACGCCTCGGGCGCGTCCGGGCCGTCCGCGTCGCCGCTCCCGGGACTGCCCGGCGGGCGCTCGGCCGGGTCCCGGAACTCCGGTTCGCGCCGGCCGAAGATCACGTCCTTGCGGTCGGGGTCGCCCTTCAGCACGGCGTCGTGGAGCGCGGTGAGCGATCGGTCGACGGAGATCTCGGAGGGGTAGACGTCGAGCCGGCGCAGCTCGACCGGCTCGTCCGTCTCGACGACGACCTCGTCTTTCCCGAGTTCGGTGATCCGCCCGAGTTCGGCGTGGCCGGAGACTGGGTCGCCGTCGCTCGCGAGCGCCACGTCGCCCTCGCGGAGCTTCGAGACGGCGTCGCCGGGCTTCCGGGCGCGGAGCTCCCAGCGCGCGTCGTCGATCTCCGTCTGCGCGACCGGTTCGAGGTCGATCAGCGCGCGGTCGTCGGCCGCCCGCTCCTCCGGGGTCTGCTCCCACAGCTTCCGGTACTCGGCGTGAGTCTCGCGGCGCTCCTCCTCCAAGGCGACGTAGAAGCGGTCGAAGTAGTCGCGCTCCGCGTCGGGCACGGGCGTCCCGACCTGCCCTGCCTTCGACTCCTGATCGAGGCGGCCGGAGACGACCATACACGTGTCCTGCTCGAAGCAGTAGCTGCACGTCGCGTCCGCCTCGTACCCCGTCGGGACGGTGGGGCGCTCGCCGGGGTCGTTGAGCGCGCGCCACTCCATCGCGGCGAGGGCGTTGCGCTCGCGCACGACGAACTCCAGGAAGCCCCGCCCGACGGTGAACTCCTTGGCGGGCGCGAGGTCGCCCGACTCCTCGTTGCGGTCGAGGGCGGTGTTCTTCGTGTACAGCAGCGTCCCGATGTCCGGATCGACGCCGCGCTCGTCGAGCATGAGCGCGTAGCAGGCCGCCTGAACCTTGTCGTGGAACCGCGGCTCCCGCTTGGTGTTCTTCCCGGTCTTCAGCTCGACGGGGGTGCCGCGTCGGAGCGCGTCCGCCCGCCCTTTTAAACCGAACGTGGGCGAGATGAGCGTGAACTCCGAGCGCCACGTGTCCTCGTCGCTCAGGGTGCCCTGCGCGAGCCACCCCTCGACGGCGGCGGCGTTGCGGCGCACCTCATCTTCGACCTCCTCCGTCTCGTAGCCTAAGAGGCCGAGTTCGAGGCCGGCCTCCGCGACGCGGTCCTCGATCGACTCCT is a window encoding:
- a CDS encoding DUF47 domain-containing protein encodes the protein MTTDADFGERLENRTVAYLDRIDDCVALLPRALDAYATEGAFDETVDEIAAVESECDELVREIRALITDAGPDDIGLLNTRINFNESALLDFYNELDVVANHTERIVQEVAMMRPAAGVEPFDDMREMADRIAEMTVVLADVVEGFVRGLARADATETLAEGIASIRALESECDELRNDAIETAFADGSIDQPLVYRELAVLLDELANTIEDLTDRIVVIASKEPGIVTETDGE
- a CDS encoding diadenylate cyclase yields the protein MEELDQVLKKYATSQDLMDQIRYVAEALSMEFDKWDDQYVSGPSLYFLVVAETDFESYTDPLGENVWPTDRCKIVLDSPEAFRRVAEDVGFSRDGAIVVTGDGTIQRQMVRVRSPHHAEVPGVAELEYPDWMGTKHMSALETSLRQNVLWAITLSEEDGRVTTYLDGTYQDYPREEIGGRWRPGG
- a CDS encoding AAA domain-containing protein — protein: MNVRGPIVSVGEARTVSTSYGERDLRELRVRPDRGAGDPVDVTLWGKWTETAEHAEPGMELLVTDPEEDEYRGETGYATTDESWVVLQPDFLVDVTGIRSWVQCPRMYYLNKLSGVPLNYPVVKGTIVHEVFGDLLRGVELEESIEDRVAEAGLELGLLGYETEEVEDEVRRNAAAVEGWLAQGTLSDEDTWRSEFTLISPTFGLKGRADALRRGTPVELKTGKNTKREPRFHDKVQAACYALMLDERGVDPDIGTLLYTKNTALDRNEESGDLAPAKEFTVGRGFLEFVVRERNALAAMEWRALNDPGERPTVPTGYEADATCSYCFEQDTCMVVSGRLDQESKAGQVGTPVPDAERDYFDRFYVALEEERRETHAEYRKLWEQTPEERAADDRALIDLEPVAQTEIDDARWELRARKPGDAVSKLREGDVALASDGDPVSGHAELGRITELGKDEVVVETDEPVELRRLDVYPSEISVDRSLTALHDAVLKGDPDRKDVIFGRREPEFRDPAERPPGSPGSGDADGPDAPEAYIDNNASQNEAVELAVDAEDLALIHGPPGTGKTYTIARTIRALVAEGNRVLLSAFTNRAVDNALEALRDQGFEDWVASSRPDGAGETGGILRVGTETGVRGDMQDVRLVQRGEPNAKAAELRDAPVVAATTAACGSRVMRECEFDVALVDEASQLTEPGTHAAINRADRFVLVGDHEQLPPVVRAENDLQTSLFQRLIEEYPDASVMLDRQYRMSQRIQAFASAEFYDGALRPATPEVAGQTLADLGVDPDALAPELTGGVGFVDPDGERDGNRNVREAERVAAVVDAYVAAGVDPDDIGVIAPFRAQVAEIGRRTDVTVDTVDRFQGSSKEVILVSFVATGDLDGPIFEDHRRINVALTRAKKQLTLVGDADALGSDPFYERVLDWARR